The Neoarius graeffei isolate fNeoGra1 chromosome 25, fNeoGra1.pri, whole genome shotgun sequence genome includes a region encoding these proteins:
- the c3ar1 gene encoding C3a anaphylatoxin chemotactic receptor, with the protein MNDTYNNSYFENDTYVDDFYDTDLSEKTKKSIRTVALVLYCLTFVLGVPGNAFVMWIAGVKMKKTINTIWFLNLAIADLLCCLSIPFTVAEIILDHHWPYGEAMCKILPTIIVVNMFTSIFTLNFISLDRFIQVVKPVWAQNNRTLRLAWVCCAMIWILAVILSLPTMILREMVTIDEYNITICMFSHTNATEGVVSDSYKALTMTRFVLGFLIPLLCIVFCYTGIAWKVMSSHFRAGRAFRIMLAVVVAFFLSWFPYHVVGLVDIYGGEWYAILVRTIDPLVISLAYVNSCMNPILYVFMGQDFKEKVKLSLRRAFEKAFSEDTTHFSVSSKGQQSHTNSSVAQL; encoded by the coding sequence ATGAATGACACCTACAACAACTCTTACTTTGAAAACGATACGTACGTTGATGATTTCTATGACACTGATTTGTCTGAAAAAACAAAGAAATCAATTCGAACAGTAGCGCTTGTGTTGTACTGCCTGACCTTTGTCCTTGGAGTTCCTGGAAATGCCTTTGTCATGTGGATTGCTGGTGTGAAGATGAAGAAGACCATTAACACCATCTGGTTTCTGAACCTGGCCATCGCTGACCTCCTGTGCTGCCTGTCCATACCGTTTACTGTGGCTGAAATCATTCTAGACCATCACTGGCCATATGGAGAAGCAATGTGCAAAATCCTACCCACAATCATTGTTGTCAACATGTTCACCAGCATCTTCACCTTGAACTTCATCAGCTTGGATCGCTTCATCCAGGTGGTTAAACCTGTTTGGGCTCAAAATAATCGTACGCTTAGGTTAGCATGGGTATGCTGTGCCATGATATGGATACTGGCCGTAATCCTCAGCCTGCCCACGATGATCCTACGAGAAATGGTCACCATTGATGAATACAACATAACCATATGCATGTTCAGTCACACAAATGCTACCGAAGGAGTAGTCAGTGACTCTTACAAGGCTCTAACCATGACTCGGTTTGTGTTAGGCTTCCTCATACCTCTTCTGTGCATTGTGTTTTGCTACACTGGTATTGCCTGGAAGGTTATGAGCAGCCACTTTCGTGCAGGAAGAGCATTCCGGATCATGCTAGCTGTTGTGGTGGCATTTTTTCTCTCCTGGTTTCCCTATCATGTGGTGGGTCTGGTAGACATTTATGGTGGGGAATGGTATGCCATACTGGTTCGTACAATAGACCCTTTGGTCATCTCTTTGGCGTATGTCAACAGCTGCATGAACCCAATACTGTATGTCTTTATGGGGCAGGACTTTAAAGAGAAAGTTAAACTGTCATTGAGACGGGCCTTTGAGAAGGCTTTTAGCGAAGATACCACACACTTTTCGGTGAGCTCCAAAGGACAGCAGTCGCACACCAACTCCTCAGTTGCCCAGCTGTGA